A stretch of DNA from Ricinus communis isolate WT05 ecotype wild-type chromosome 4, ASM1957865v1, whole genome shotgun sequence:
ACTAACTTGTTTTTCAAGTTTTTCGCAcaatgtcaaaagaacaagtttcaagtagtgttggagcatccattgagcaaactttgcaagcaatgcaaaaagagtttgaaagaatgtataggcgaatggatgatgttgttgaaagtgtgagaaggcaaggtgaaactattacaagaattcaaaacgagcctagaagagaaaggcaactagcctttgaacaagaggattatgatgccgaagatgatttggaggatgaccaagcaaccacttttggtggagatgaccatcctaggagacacaataggagatcaaggcaagatggtgtagatcgcaacctaggcagcatcaaaatgaaaattccttcctttcaaggaaagaatgatcctgatgtctacttggaatgggagcaaaaggtggagatgatcttcgaatgccataactattcggaggagaaaaaggtaaaacttgctgccgttgagttttgtgattaCGCTAGTGTTTGGTGGCATCAATTGTGTAGGGAAAGGAGAcgaaatggagaaagacccgtagggtcatggatggagatgaaacgcatcatgaggaagaggttcattcctaactattactatagagatttgcatcaacgattgcaaactctaaggcaaggaaccatgagtgtggaggagtaccacaaagaaatggaaatggctatgattaaagcaaatatGGAGGAGGACAGAGAGGCTACCAtggcaagattcttgaatggtctaaacaagaatattgctgatcttgtggagttgcaacattatgtggagcttgaggacatggtgaatgtggccatgaaaattgaaaggcaactcaagcgaaaggtgcaagtaagtttgattctaaacttaattcgagttctagttcttctaattggaaatcgaattggagtaaaaggatgataaatttgctaagcctaaagtggatgagaataagaataaaaatgaaataggcagcaaaaacaaagttgagaatcaagctaatcaatctagaagcttgaagtgttttaagtgtcttggacatggtcattatgcacgtgattgccctaataagaggaccatgattgttagagatggaattgttgaatctgaaagtgaaaatgaaaatgatgatgagaatgatgacatgCCAACTTTAGAGGATGTTAGTGATATTGAGTATGCTAAAGGGGATGTGTTAGTAGTACAACGCACACTTAGTTTGCAATATAAACACGATGAACATGGAGAGCAGCGTgagaatttgtttcatactcattgtttaattgctaataagttgtgtaacatgattgttgatagtggaagttgtactaatgtcgctagtactttgcttgtggagaattgaaattaccaactaccaaacacccaaggccttacaagttgcaatggttgaatgatagtggtgttgtgaaggtaaataagcaagtgctaatttttttttccattgggagatataaggatgaggtgcttTGTGATGTGGTTCCCATGTATGCCGGACATGTTTTATTGggaagaccttggcaatatgataggcgtgtgatttatgatgggttcaagaatcgatattccttgactattgatggacaaaagttcaatcttggaccattacctcccaaggccattttgatgatcaagtgagaattaaacaacaatatgaagagcttGAATCTTCATATGGGGAATATCAGGGGAGGGagcaagaaatagtgaaaaaagaaaaaggtgaggtaagtggtaaaagtgagtgtaatgggaaacacaaggtgagagaaaacaagggagatgagaatgaaagaaagatgaatgtgtatgcaaagccaagtgatgtgaggagaacactaaccttgaggcagcccttacttgtactcatgtacaaggaagttttgatgatttctaaTGATCTTAATAATGATTTGCCTTGTGTTGTTCTTGagcttttgcaggaatatgaaGAGCTATTTCCCGAAGATGTGCCTAAAGGATTACCACCAATTCGAGGaattgaacatcaaattgatttcattccgggtgcaagcatacctaataggccagcatatagatgcaaccccgaggagacaaaagaaatccaaaggcaagtgagtgagcttatggataaggggtacgtaagagaaagcatgagtccttgtgcggttcctgtaattttagtgcctaagaaagatggttcatggaggatgtgtgttgattgtcgtgccgtcaacaaaataacggtaaagtatcgccatcctatacctaggctagatgacatgttggatgaattgcacggtgcttgtgtgttttctaaagtggatttaaaatctggatatcatcaaataagaatgcgtgagggtgatgaatggaaaaccgctttcaaaacaaaacatggattatatgagtggttagtcatgccgtttggtttaactaatgctccaagtacttttatgcgattgatgaatcatgttttgcgcgctttcattggaaagtttgtagtggtttattttgatgatattcttgtgtatagcaaatctttagatgagcatgtaatacacttaaagctggtttttgatgtgttaaggcaagagacattatatgctaatcttaagaaatgcacttttgcactaatgaaattacttttcttggatatattgttaatgacaagggaattcatgttgatcaagaaaaagtaaaagtaattagagagtggacaaaacctactagtgtgcatgatgttaggaggtttcatggtcttgctagcttttataggagattcattaaagatttctctacaattactgcacctttaactgaatgcattaaaaagaatgtgggtttcaagtggggaaaagaacaagatgatgcttttaacttgctaaaagaaaaacttagttcagcacctttacttgctttgcctGACTTTTCTaaaacctttgaggttgagtgtgatgcaagtggaataggtattggtggagtcttgatgcaagaaggaagaccaattgcgttctttagtgagaagctaagtgaagcaagtctaaactacccaacttatgacaaagagttttatgctttggtaagagttttagagacatggcagcactatctttggtataaggaattcattatacacaccgaccatgagtctttgaaatatctcaaaggacaacGGAAGCTAAGCCGTaggcatgctaaatgggtggaatttattgaatcctttccatacatcatcaagtacaaacaaggtaaagagaatgttgttgccgatgctctatctagaaggtatgctctaatttctacacttgatgcaaaattattgggttttgagttcattaaggaattatataattcagaccatgattttgctaatgtatatggggcatgtgagagaggggggtttgacaagttctatagacatgatggttttctttttaaagaaaataagttatgcgtgcctcaatcttctttaagagagttgcttgtgagggaggcacatggtgggggtttgatggggcactttggtgtgagaaaaactttagatgttttagaaaatcatttcttttggccacaaatgaaaagagatgttcaaaaaatatgtgagagatgcatcacttgtaaacaagctaaatctaaagtgatgcctcatgggttgtatactccacttcccatacctaatgaaccttgggtagacatttctatggactttgttctaggattacctaggtcaaggggagggaaagattctatttttgttgttgttgacaggtttagcaaaatggcacatttcattccatgccacaagacagatgatgcaactcatattgcggggttgttcttcaaagaaattgtaagattgcatggggttccaaggacaattgtcgttgatagagatgtcaagttccttagccacttttggaagacactttggagcaagatgggaacaaagcttctattctcaacaacttgtcatccacaaacggatggacaaacggaggtggttaataggactctctcacaactattgagggcaataattcaaagaaatttgaagaattgggaagaatgtttgccacatgttgagtttgcatacaataggagtattcatggtacaacaaattgttcaccttttgagattgtatatgggctcaatccattaactccaatggatttattgccattacccattgataaggctaattttgaaggcaagcaaaaagctgaatttgttaaaagcttacatgagaATGTGCGTactcaaatagagaaaagaaatcaacaatatcaaaagcaacacaacaaggggagaaagaaagttgtatttGAACCGGGTGACTGGGTTTGGGtacatttgagaaaggaaagatttccaagccaaaggaagtctaaattaatgccaagaggggatgggccattccaagttcttgaaagaattaatgacaatgcctataagatagatttgccaagtgagtatggcaatgtgagtgcttcttttaatgttgctgatctttctttatttgatgtaggtgatgaagttgacaatgaggctgattcgaggacgaatccttacgaggagagagggaatgatgcaataaagacaagaattacaaatgatcctttaagctttcaaggaggtccaatgacaagatccaagtccaaaagtatgcaagaagctttgttgggcttaattaaagacatttggagtgttcaaacacaacaaggctcagtccaagatttaggattgcaaaaaggatccaaaatcatcaatttagtgcaataagtttgggctgaactcataggtccaataagatttatttgaagcctttttttttttttttcattttattaggtttttttcttaagttatggtgtgattagttgtcttttagagttacaaaatagatgcacataattagtcataatttggagttacaaaatggatgcacataattagttgtcatttgggagttacaaaaatgagtgacatcaatgtaaaaacagccacttttaattagttttaaggggaattaaagggggaaacgtggggaagctcaaaagacatccatttaggtttctttgacttgttttggctataaatatcaaagccaaattcatttgtagagatagaatttttgaatgataatctttgtttgctctttgtgagtgtttttgcttaagttcttgcatgaactttgaacttatcaaactatttttagtttgtggcgttctctaaccaaaatcttgtgtttgattcttaacttatcaaatcatacttggtttgtggcgtttggagttgaattcaagtgctagtttcattgttggaactagtttttgtcctaacttcacttgaggagatccttgggttttggaatcatcttgattggagggtgttttcttgcattccatatgtatcataactcattagttattggggtgtgtggttgctaagatgatgatttcctatcacccttttatagggttgctttctcaaactcacaaatatacttctcgtacggggttgttttctcatattcataaatatacttttttacaaggtagttttctcatactcacaaatataccactcttacaaggttgttttctcatattaaaaaatgtacacCTTTTACCAGGTTCTTTCCTTATACTCATAATTAcactcctcttatgggattattttctcatactcataaatataccctttttgcggggttattttctaatatttaccaatataaccctcttacggggctatttttacatattaaaaaatacaatccttttacggggttactttctcatgctcacaaatatacctctcatacggagttgttttctaatattcataaatatatcctttttttacggggtaattttctcaaactcacaaatatacccctcttacattgttattttcttatattaaaaaatatacaccatttacaaggttgttttctcatactcataaatgtacccctattgcagggttcttttctcatactcataaatatagcactattattgggttttttcttatattaaaaaatgtacaccttttacggggttacattctcacactcacaaatatactcttgttacgaagtttttttttttaatatttacaaaaataaccGTCTTatgtagttgttttctcattaaaaaatatttctcttttacgggtttgctttctcatactcagaaatataccactcgtacggggttattttatcatattcataaatacaccatCTTTATGGGGTAGtcttctcacactcataaatatactcctattacggggttgatttctcatattaaaaaatatacacttttacggtactttttctcataatcacaaatgtgcccctattatggggttgttttctcatactcaaaatatacccatcttaaaagggttattttctcatattcataaatttaaccTTTTACCAGGTAGTTCTCTCACACTCAAAAGTATATctctcctacggggttgttttttcatattaaaaaatatacacctattgcagggttattttctcatactcacaactGTACCACTTTcacagggttattttgtcatactaaaaaatataaccgtcttacaaggttgtttttcctttttcataaatataccccttatacagggttattttctcatacgcaaaaatatactccttttacaggtttgtttcctcatactcacaaatatatgctatttagttggttgttttctaatacttacagatataccactcttacggggttattttttgacattaaaaactatataccttttacgagattgttttctcatactcataaacatacctACTTAcgcgattgttttctcatactcataaatataccctcttacgtggttgttttctgatattcttaaatatacctgttttacggggttgctttctcatactcacaattatgcCTTTcgtacggaattattttctcatattcataaatataccatttatATGAGGTTCTTTTACcaatataccccctcttatggggttgttttgccatattaaaaaatatattgcttttacatggttgttttctcatactcacaaatatatccctcttacggggttgttttctcatactcacaaatatgcctctattaagggattattttgtaatatttacaaatgtaccactcttacggggttgtcttctcatattaaaacctataccacttttataggattattttctcatactcataaatatacctctcttacggggttgttcataaatatacacctcttatggggtctaatatatccctcttacggggttattttctaatatttacaaatatactcctcttatggggttgttttctcatatcaaaaaatgccccgtttacggggttattttctaatattcacaaatatacccctcttacagggttattttctaatattttaaaatatacctctcttacgtggctgctttctcatattaaaaaatatatctcttttacggggttgctttcttacactcataaatatacccctcctataggattgttttctcatattcttaaatatacctattttatgaggttgttgtCTCATACCCCTTGTAgagggttgtttcctaatttctactaatatatccctcttacagggctgttttctcatattaaaaaatataccacttttacggggttgctttctcatactcacaaatataccccttgtacgtggttgttttctcataatcgcaaatttaccatttttacgaggtagttttctcacactcacaaatatagccctcttacggcatactcacaaatgtactccTCTCacgggattcttttctcatactcataaatataccccttttatggggttattttctaatatttacaaatatatccctcttacggggttaatttctcatactcacaattatacccgtctacttgattattttctcatattcataaatacaccccatttacgaggttgttttctcatactaataaatatattcctattatggggttgttttcttatactcacaaatatatacctaccttctttcttgatcaaccttctttgtgatttttgcttcctaaatccgttccttcttttcctatttcaaGCTGAACTGtatctttcttgtttcttacatctagattgtttcttcatatgtcatttgcatccgtTTGAAGTTTTCGCTTGTTTGCAgtcctaattttattgaaagcgtgactaattgtttaattttcttgacttttgcgtttttgcctcaactaagctttttagatcataattcttAGTGCATTACAAGCATAGTGaaataacttgatgtgtggttattgattcacataagaatccttgaaaacaagctgagtggtgtgagttttcagccttgtgtgatcattcttgattgtgcgaaacacgagtgaccatccccattaattgagagtaaacacgtgagggagtgttggtgaggtccttaatttccttcgatttattttttttct
This window harbors:
- the LOC125369712 gene encoding LOW QUALITY PROTEIN: uncharacterized protein LOC125369712 (The sequence of the model RefSeq protein was modified relative to this genomic sequence to represent the inferred CDS: inserted 1 base in 1 codon) → MIFECHNYSEEKKVKLAAVEFCDYASVWWHQLCRERRRNGERPVGSWMEMKRIMRKRFIPNYYYRDLHQRLQTLRQGTMSVEEYHKEMEMAMIKANMEEDREATMARFLNGLNKNIADLVELQHYVELEDMVNVAMKIERQLKRKVQVSLILNLIRDDKFAKPKVDENKNKNEIGSKNKVENQANQSRSLKCFKCLGHGHYARDCPNKRTMIVRDGIVESESENENDDENDDMPTLEDVSDIEYAKGDVLVVQRTLSLQYKHDEHGEQRENLFHTHCLIANKLCNMIVDSGSCTNVASTLLVEXLKLPTTKHPRPYKLQWLNDSGVVKVNKQVLIFFSIGRYKDEVLCDVVPMYAGHVLLGRPWQYDRREYEELFPEDVPKGLPPIRGIEHQIDFIPGASIPNRPAYRCNPEETKEIQRQVSELMDKGYVRESMSPCAVPVILVPKKDGSWRMCVDCRGIHVDQEKVKVIREWTKPTSVHDVRRFHGLASFYRRFIKDFSTITAPLTECIKKNVGFKWGKEQDDAFNLLKEKLSSAPLLALPDFSKTFEVECDASGIGIGGVLMQEGRPIAFFSEKLSEASLNYPTYDKEFYALVRVLETWQHYLWYKEFIIHTDHESLKYLKGQRKLSRRHAKWVEFIESFPYIIKYKQGKENVVADALSRRHDGFLFKENKLCVPQSSLRELLVREAHGGGLMGHFGVRKTLDVLENHFFWPQMKRDVQKICERCITCKQAKSKVMPHGLYTPLPIPNEPWVDISMDFVLGLPRSRGGKDSIFVVVDRFSKMAHFIPCHKTDDATHIAGLFFKEIVRLHGVPRTIVVDRDVKFLSHFWKTLWSKMGTKLLFSTTCHPQTDGQTEVVNRTLSQLLRAIIQRNLKNWEECLPHVEFAYNRSIHGTTNCSPFEIVYGLNPLTPMDLLPLPWVWVHLRKERFPSQRKSKLMPRGDGPFQVLERINDNAYKIDLPSEYGNVSASFNVADLSLFDVGDEVDNEADSRTNPYEERGNDAIKTRITNDPLSFQGGPMTRSKSKSMQEALLGL